The sequence CTCTTTCAACTCACAACAGCTTCGACTGCAGGCCCTGTTCTATTCTTCCGGCAACCTGCACTCAAGTGGGATGTTGAATTCCATCAAGAAAAACAGCGCTGGTTAATTCGCACAGAAACGGAAACGCTCACCTACGGATCCGAAAACACCGTAGAAGCCATTCGCTGGAACCTCCACTGGCCTCATTGGCGAGGATTGGGCAACGATGTCAAATCGCTTAAAAGAGTTCCAATCGCCTGGTATTTGATCCAACGGCAGGTGAAAGCTACAGGAAAACTAATTATTTATCGCTACGACATTGATACcatcgaagaaaagaatagccTTCATAAATATCGCTGGACATCCGCCATCCGGTTGAAAAAGATCGAGTCGTCGACAACCATCACATTCGATTACGCCGTCAAACTCCAAGACGAATATCAATCATTAAATCTTCAAACAAATCAGAGTAGTCTATTACTCTTTCCGGTACCTTTAAGAGAGTCACATTACCTGACGGGCTGCCAAATAACGACAGAACACTACAAGCAAACGCTGGAATTCATTTACGAAACAGACAAGAAAAGTCGGCGGTTGTTGAAAGCCATCAAGCAGCCAATAACGGCTGACGTCCGCGAATCCATCTTCCGTTTCAAATACCAGGACGAAACATCGGAAGCCGTTGAGATGTTGCTGAATGAAATCCAAATGCCAAAGGGATTAAACGTACACTTTCAACACAGAAAAATTGATAGTATCGTTCTGCCGGATTCTCCCTCGTCTGTATCGCATCCTGTTGATGAACAACCGGCCATTGCTTACAGTCAGGACTACGCGGTTATGGCTTTCCGACAGCGACAATTAGCCGACAAGATTCAGCTGAAAATTCTCGACACCCATAATTTGGCAACGCTGGCAGAGCTAACAGCTTTGCCAGCAAACGTGGAAGGCCGAGTCCTGTCCTACGACGTTCTCGCTTACACAAATTTCTGTGTTCTCCTTCTAAAATCAAAGGAAAAGCAGAAAATGTGTTTATTTCATCGAACCATTCGTGATGAGACACCAAAATGGAACAAGGATTCTACTTGCTTTTGGTTCGGCCACGATGCGGTAATGCAATCCAATGAAGCCGGAGTCGTTTTACTTGAGGACAAATCAGACAATATCAGAATAATAGAATTAAACAAAGATCTTTCCAAATGGAACGAGCACCGATTAAAATTACCATCCAACAACGTCCTTCGGCTTGAAATGTTCAAGCAAATGGTGGTCGGCTACGACGATCGGCAGCTTTTCATCTGCCACCGGCAAAGGTCTACTGGGAAATGGCAAATCCGCAATATCGAGCAATTGGACGGCCTATTTAAGGGAGGATCGTCCATTGTTAAAAAGTTCCGTTTGCCATCGGACGCTGAGAAAACATTAATCAAAACTCTTCGCGAAGATGTTCTGCAGATATCCAGCAACACGATCGCCATTACTTCGTTGCACCTCAACAATGATCAGCaactctttttgaaaatgcgtCTTTATCTGGTGGATGCTCATTTTAACGTGGCGCGTCGACGAGAATTCACGTTGCACGGTGAACGCATTTTGGAGGTGAGGCAGCGTGTAGAACAAGAAGGAACAAAATTCCAACTAGCCTATCAGTTGCTGAAAGGGTTTCTTCCGCTTGAGAATCGTTAACGTGTCCGGTCAAGGGGTTGAAGAAATGCATTCAAAGATGGAACAAGAACAGAATAGAAATTTCAATACACTGGATGctgaatggaagaaaaatgtcaCTCTTTGGAAGGATAGAGATTTCAAGACTTACGACAAGGCAATGCTAGACCAGTTTGGCGAATGGAAACGGACAGCGAGCGGCGAGACATCCAACAAGGCGGACGAACAGACGAAAGGTAAACAGCCAACGTGTGATGACGTGTCGTATAGGCCATGCAACCGCTATTGCCACGAGATGGTAGCCCTGTCTAAAAATGAAAGGGCGACGTTGGATGACGCAACacggattaaaaaaaattgggacgCATGTTACGCCGAAAACTGGAAAAAGCAATGGGAGAAAAACGTGACGGTTACAGGTGAACAGTCGATCTATAAACCAATGCGGCAACTAAAAAACAAGATCCTAGAGCTGAAAATCGAGTGGAAGAATAAAGGAATAGATATTAATAGTGGTCACAAAGAATCGCAAGACATGTTAGCCAATCTCAATGCTAATGAGGAATTTCTAAAATTATTCGACAACTGGTTTTTAATCAACTGGCCATTCTATCGAGTACAGATGACTCAGCAAGGGCTTCACACCGGAAACGGCACATTGATTCAAATGATGGGTGACGACTGGCAACTGCAAGATCCCGACATCAAAATGAATGCCAAAGAAAGCAAGCCATTATCCGTCAGTCTTGGTCATTCATTCGTCTTGGAAGAAATGCAAGTCGATGATCAACAAGCACAACATTGGACGCTGTATGCCCAAGATACCGTTGTGCCTAATCGCAAGATCGGGCCCCAACTTCATCAGTTACAACCCAGCCCACCTGATAGGATTGTTAATCGCTACCCAGTGTACTTGGCTTACCAAACAGCAAACAACGTCACAATACTTATTTCCTTTGCTGATAACGGCAAGGTGCTGGGAAACGTCCACACTTTCCCCAACGAACAGCTGATGACACACAGCAGCTTGTACGACAGAGTGACGACATTGGCGAGTAAAGATGGATCACATCCGGAAAAAATGCAGTTGTTGACGCGATCCTTGCGTTCCATCGACAACAGCTTTGCCCAGAAAACGAATGCCGTTAAACGAATGAAAACGAGCAACATCGACGCCAGTTTACACCGTTATACCGGTTACGAGTGGAACAACAATGTCGAAGGTAACGTGACTCTTACCATCATCCCTGGAAACGATAGAAAATTGGCCGGATGGATAAGACAAATGTGGACGTACGACGGCAAACCTTCCGGTGGATGGACTCGAACCGCATCAGAAATGTTTGACGCTCGCGGCCACTCGGTACCAAAAACACACGAAACTGAGGAGAATAATGACAACCCACGCACGAGCAACAGCATCTTGTGGGATACCAACAGGCAAAGAATCATTAGCGATTTCTCACCTTTCAATTTAGGTGATCAGATGGTTTCGTATTACGGATTTGAACGGTACGAAGTCAACAACTCGAGTTCGCCCATCCGCTGGCGATTTGCTGAATCCGACGTCGTAGAGGAGGGTTCTCTCTGACCGGTAACCGCCACTTGCGACTAAAAGCCGATAACAAACAATCAACATTAGAAGGTACTTTTATTCCGACTAAACAGAACATTGATTACGTGGCTTCTTGCTGGATCCGACCACTTGATGGTATTCGCTCCTTGGCCAGCACGATTGAAACTAATCAATCAACAAGTTACTTTAAGGCCATTGTCAATGCCAATGGAACCGAAATGGTAGGCTTGTTGGCCCGGGTTTTGCGCAAATCAGGTGACTGGATCTACTTGGAAGTGCTGATCAACTTTGACAAGATTAAGCAACTTTACGACGAGCATTTGGAGACGCTAAAAGAAGGCGCGAAACAGAGTCCGACAATACCTCAATTTTCCATCACGCTGAAAGCTGAAGCCCAGCTGCAAGACGGGCGGACAGCTGTTCTGGATGTGGACCACATTCGATTCACCCCAATGTCACACAACTTCAAGGCGATCGTCTACGATGCGGACAACGGACAACCTGTCTCAACAATAAGCTCCATTGGTTCCATTAGCCGAACTGTTTATTACCACGGCCGGGAGATGGCCGTGATCGATGACGTCACTGCAATCGACGGACGGCACAAATTAGAGCAAGTTGCAACTTCCAGTGTCACCGGCCATTTGTTGCCAACACCGAGAGGGCTGCCTTCCCACATTGCCAAACAGCCACCATGTCGCATTGTTTTCCATCCGGATAACGGCGGATTGTATGAAACTTTCGACGCTTTCGCATGGCGCAATCGCTGGACTATTCCAGCATCCGAATCACGAAACGCAGCATGGACCGTCGCTCCCGGCCGGTTGTTGCACAACCATCAGCAATCTCATCAACTCGTCAGTGCGGATCCTTCGGCCCTGTTTGGAACAGAATCATCTTCAGCAGCCATTCGCTGCTATTATTCGTTGGTGTCTTCCAACGCATCCGTAACTTGGAAATTGCCTGCGGGACACGTCCAATTGTCGCGAAAATCGAGCGAAACGTTTAGCACATTGACTCTCACTACAAGgcataaacaaaatttgtacgCTGCTACCAACATACCCAACAATGGCGAATTGATTGTGTTGATGGAAGGCAGGCGATTGTTCATTTGGATCGACAGCGTCCTGCTCATGGACGACGTCATTTCAGTCAAAAGCGCATTAACGTCGTTGATTTTCGAGGCTAGAGGCAACAGTTTCATCGAAGATTGCATCTTCATGGGAAATCCACGAACAGAAATGGAATATCTAAACGAATGGGGAGAAAGGATGCAGACAATCAAGTTGGAATCAGATACATCCGTTCTGGTTTCTCATACCCTTTACGACGCGTTGGGTCGGCCAGCAATCACCACCAAAGTGACGAGAATCACGTCGGATGATCAACATCCATTGCTGACGTACCACAAAGATTTCATCCGTGGGCCGATCGATCCATCCGATCCGCTCTCAGTTTGGCAGACCCATCGACTCCGTGGCGAAGTGGATCGTTTGAATGCCCCAGACAGAGGAGTTGCTTACTTTCGCGTAGAATACGACGTCAATCCGCTGAACGAGAAGATCATCGAAGGACTACCCGGCCCGGAATTCACCGTCAACGGTCCATTCGCTAAGAAATCGCGGACGTGGTACAGCGCCAAAGACAACGAAATCGACGTcgtagaaaaccatttcccaACGCGTAGAGGATTCCGACACAAGGTCGAAGAATTGGCAAACGGGACAAGAAAAGTGGCCGTCCTGGATGAAAACGACAACAGAGTGGCATTATACATTTACGTTCCAGGCTATGATCACTTGTTGAGTACTTACGAATACGATTCCAAGAAACGGCTCATCAAAATCCTTCCGCCCCTTTACCACTTCCAGGCCGAAACGTTAATGAAAGCCAGTCCGTTGTTGCCGGCAACACGGCCGAACACGGACGAGATCCGTTGGCAGAAAAAATTCGGTACTTTCATGAGCTACGACGACCAAACTGATCGACTCACTAGCAAAACGACTCCTGATGCTGGAACGTTCCATTATTATTACAATAGTGCCGGACAAGTTCGTCTGGAAGTCCATTCGGAGGAAACGGACACGATCGACAGCGTCGTTTTTTACGAGTACGACGTCGACGATGGAACTGTTACTCGCACCGGATATCTGGAACAGATGCCCATGTCAcgagaaaaatttcaaaaatcattaGCAGAAGGATCACTGACGAATGCCAAATCTTACCAGTTCATTGACAGAACAGAGGTGGAACAACGCCATTATGATCCGTCGCTGTCCAGGGGTGAACGCAACGCTACATTCGTGACGCAAAACTCCAATTACAACGTCGTGGAAGAAATGCGATGGGACGGCCAAGATCATCTGGTGGAATTGAAACAAATCATGCCCGACAGGATGTCCGACTTGCAAATTCGCAAAACATACGATTCACACGCTAACCGATTGCAATCGATCGAGTATCCAACTGAAAATGGCGAGCCTCTACGACTGCAATATCATTACAATAAACTTGGACAGCTGACTGAATTGACGTTAGAGGGCCAAAAAGACGTTGTCGTTCGCTTCGGCTATCACGGGAGTGGTCAGTTGGCCAGCGAGTCTTTTCAGCCAGGAAGCCGTAGCGAATTCAACCGGACATTTCATTACAATTCACCCGGCTATCTGGATCGCATTTCCGATCCTTACTTGACGGAAGTAATATCTTACACGGAAGACGGATACGGGCAAAGCGGTTACGGCGACGGCATTGTCATGAAAACGATGTTTAATGCGACATGGTCACCTAACGCTGATTGGAGGTGGTTTCAGGTTGCAGATGGCTCGAAATTTGCGTTGGAATCGAACACATCCGCCAAGCTTTGCTTCAACGCCCTTAAACGTAACGGGTACATGACCAAGACTGGCCGGCCACTCAAAGATTACTACTACCCTTTCAGCGCCGACGGCCAGGGTAAGAACTGGATGCCTTTAGTGTGCGGAGGACGAAACGGCCAACAGATAGCCAAAGTCTTGGCCCAAAAGCGAATGCCCCGAATTTATGGACACCGTTACGCTTACGGCCATCACCAGGAACTCGTTAAAGCAAAATATTTCACGGACGAAACGGAAAGTATGGCCATACCGTTCCAGCCGGATTCTCTGGCAACGCAAACTGCTCTGAATAAACAACAGTCGAGGGACATTTGGAAGAAACTGGATGACGCTGGATTCATCCTCACTGACCAACGCAATTCCGACTGGTTGGCGGCAATTGCCAATCCTGCAAACTCTTTGCTGCGTGATTTGGATTCCGGTCTTCGAGCGGTTGAGGACGACGTGACACTCTACAAAGATCACATCGAGATATTCATCCTGTACAACATTGGTCAACGAAAACATAAATTCATTGAATACAAAGAGTTTCAGAACATGTTTTTTCAGTGGAAAGGTATCGAAGATGGATTACCATACCTTAACGTGGAGAGTTTACAGCGCGTGGTTGAAAAAGTCCACCAATTGctcagcaaaacaaaagacaactCGGATTGGTTGAATCCAAAATTGACGGACATTTTTCGTCCATCTCACTATTCTCCATTTCTATCCGATTTCATCCGCATCGTGGGTCAACGTTTCGCCAACGGTTTGGGCCAGCATCCGTTCGACGTGGCTTCGTACGAAATCGATGCCAATGGAAACCATCGTAAATTTTACACGGGTTTCCATCGATTCGAGTTTTCTTACGACGACAAACGGATCAATCAAATTCGCTCCGTCAAAGTGGACAATCCCGGTCAACTGAAAAACGAGAACGAAATGCAAATGATTCACGACAGTAAGGGCAACGTGATTCAAGCACTTCACAAGGGCATCCAGCGAATAGAATATAATGTGGCATCCAAGCGCACGACAGCCATCCATCTGACGGATGGCCGAACAGTGCGCTTCGCCTATGACGGACATGGAGAAAGGACATTGAAGCAAGTATTGGCAAAAGACGGTCAAGTGATGATGGAAGTGCAGTACTTACGCGACGAAGACGGACGAGTTTTGTACGATCGGCGCATAAGGCGTACACCAATGATGGCGTCGGTTCCAGAACTTGAAGATGCCAAATCCATGGCAGTGACCACGTCGTACATTTATGG comes from Daphnia carinata strain CSIRO-1 chromosome 2, CSIRO_AGI_Dcar_HiC_V3, whole genome shotgun sequence and encodes:
- the LOC130699599 gene encoding uncharacterized protein LOC130699599, with the protein product MTLEFQSISEAGQLLLGSPFSGHIDDVFVLDSKYDDPSSERIYIRHGANLVAFNVSYINNFSHLNRLWNHRLFNDAQQMSYPLRAYPWLVTNTMLDDGSDGIVLRNEDGIGFYRFDPKNTNKSAAKLQGMSRDTSFRDLYGWGEVHQSVVLIGRFYHNTRLVGVMSRKNDKSGPVVEFYAASKDRLQSRQPHPLFPLRKSATASAAVSKIFKATDFYVADIQRNGQDSIIARKETQLELYQFDDRYELRQVAKVSLVDSSAGLNERFFFVNLTGRPFQDVAHFTAHGLFVYQQNTPNVTGISMRDYSLIHYNAAFSETNGWMQEYDQSIRLVDVNGDGQDDLLFTGPKGLTVLEFDAEEFFWKTLLDPSSFNDATQRYAIIGGATKAVKVKGGYKESFLLTLDEERKLYLSRLSVKDEIKRKISPIPAPAVVPVTPRHSTVEIPLQVRRAIPVSERPILRWTEQHAEPISLTDTVDPITGAIHFELPIFKPTRFYDPDLPHSISLSYDSQSAMFSNLAGLGWTLHLPDNYIFVDHNNSIFIEDWTFSLAVDGVLFQLTTASTAGPVLFFRQPALKWDVEFHQEKQRWLIRTETETLTYGSENTVEAIRWNLHWPHWRGLGNDVKSLKRVPIAWYLIQRQVKATGKLIIYRYDIDTIEEKNSLHKYRWTSAIRLKKIESSTTITFDYAVKLQDEYQSLNLQTNQSSLLLFPVPLRESHYLTGCQITTEHYKQTLEFIYETDKKSRRLLKAIKQPITADVRESIFRFKYQDETSEAVEMLLNEIQMPKGLNVHFQHRKIDSIVLPDSPSSVSHPVDEQPAIAYSQDYAVMAFRQRQLADKIQLKILDTHNLATLAELTALPANVEGRVLSYDVLAYTNFCVLLLKSKEKQKMCLFHRTIRDETPKWNKDSTCFWFGHDAVMQSNEAGVVLLEDKSDNIRIIELNKDLSKWNEHRLKLPSNNVLRLEMFKQMVVGYDDRQLFICHRQRSTGKWQIRNIEQLDGLFKGGSSIVKKFRLPSDAEKTLIKTLREDVLQISSNTIAITSLHLNNDQQLFLKMRLYLVDAHFNVARRREFTLHGERILEVRQRVEQEGTKFQLAYQLLKGFLPLENR
- the LOC130699597 gene encoding LOW QUALITY PROTEIN: uncharacterized protein LOC130699597 (The sequence of the model RefSeq protein was modified relative to this genomic sequence to represent the inferred CDS: inserted 1 base in 1 codon); translated protein: MHSKMEQEQNRNFNTLDAEWKKNVTLWKDRDFKTYDKAMLDQFGEWKRTASGETSNKADEQTKGKQPTCDDVSYRPCNRYCHEMVALSKNERATLDDATRIKKNWDACYAENWKKQWEKNVTVTGEQSIYKPMRQLKNKILELKIEWKNKGIDINSGHKESQDMLANLNANEEFLKLFDNWFLINWPFYRVQMTQQGLHTGNGTLIQMMGDDWQLQDPDIKMNAKESKPLSVSLGHSFVLEEMQVDDQQAQHWTLYAQDTVVPNRKIGPQLHQLQPSPPDRIVNRYPVYLAYQTANNVTILISFADNGKVLGNVHTFPNEQLMTHSSLYDRVTTLASKDGSHPEKMQLLTRSLRSIDNSFAQKTNAVKRMKTSNIDASLHRYTGYEWNNNVEGNVTLTIIPGNDRKLAGWIRQMWTYDGKPSGGWTRTASEMFDARGHSVPKTHETEENNDNPRTSNSILWDTNRQRIISDFSPFNLGDQMVSYYGFERYEVNNSSSPIRWRFAESDVXRGGFSLTGNRHLRLKADNKQSTLEGTFIPTKQNIDYVASCWIRPLDGIRSLASTIETNQSTSYFKAIVNANGTEMVGLLARVLRKSGDWIYLEVLINFDKIKQLYDEHLETLKEGAKQSPTIPQFSITLKAEAQLQDGRTAVLDVDHIRFTPMSHNFKAIVYDADNGQPVSTISSIGSISRTVYYHGREMAVIDDVTAIDGRHKLEQVATSSVTGHLLPTPRGLPSHIAKQPPCRIVFHPDNGGLYETFDAFAWRNRWTIPASESRNAAWTVAPGRLLHNHQQSHQLVSADPSALFGTESSSAAIRCYYSLVSSNASVTWKLPAGHVQLSRKSSETFSTLTLTTRHKQNLYAATNIPNNGELIVLMEGRRLFIWIDSVLLMDDVISVKSALTSLIFEARGNSFIEDCIFMGNPRTEMEYLNEWGERMQTIKLESDTSVLVSHTLYDALGRPAITTKVTRITSDDQHPLLTYHKDFIRGPIDPSDPLSVWQTHRLRGEVDRLNAPDRGVAYFRVEYDVNPLNEKIIEGLPGPEFTVNGPFAKKSRTWYSAKDNEIDVVENHFPTRRGFRHKVEELANGTRKVAVLDENDNRVALYIYVPGYDHLLSTYEYDSKKRLIKILPPLYHFQAETLMKASPLLPATRPNTDEIRWQKKFGTFMSYDDQTDRLTSKTTPDAGTFHYYYNSAGQVRLEVHSEETDTIDSVVFYEYDVDDGTVTRTGYLEQMPMSREKFQKSLAEGSLTNAKSYQFIDRTEVEQRHYDPSLSRGERNATFVTQNSNYNVVEEMRWDGQDHLVELKQIMPDRMSDLQIRKTYDSHANRLQSIEYPTENGEPLRLQYHYNKLGQLTELTLEGQKDVVVRFGYHGSGQLASESFQPGSRSEFNRTFHYNSPGYLDRISDPYLTEVISYTEDGYGQSGYGDGIVMKTMFNATWSPNADWRWFQVADGSKFALESNTSAKLCFNALKRNGYMTKTGRPLKDYYYPFSADGQGKNWMPLVCGGRNGQQIAKVLAQKRMPRIYGHRYAYGHHQELVKAKYFTDETESMAIPFQPDSLATQTALNKQQSRDIWKKLDDAGFILTDQRNSDWLAAIANPANSLLRDLDSGLRAVEDDVTLYKDHIEIFILYNIGQRKHKFIEYKEFQNMFFQWKGIEDGLPYLNVESLQRVVEKVHQLLSKTKDNSDWLNPKLTDIFRPSHYSPFLSDFIRIVGQRFANGLGQHPFDVASYEIDANGNHRKFYTGFHRFEFSYDDKRINQIRSVKVDNPGQLKNENEMQMIHDSKGNVIQALHKGIQRIEYNVASKRTTAIHLTDGRTVRFAYDGHGERTLKQVLAKDGQVMMEVQYLRDEDGRVLYDRRIRRTPMMASVPELEDAKSMAVTTSYIYGPRGLVGFFRNGIFHSVWSDHTGSVRLVLRDGHVVSAYDYLPYGQLMRVYGNDPAAAISYRYTGQEWDEETGLYNYHARFYDPDIGRFYQPDPRSQYFSPYKYVGNSPISLVDPDGEIGLLLACLIGFGAIGGVYLGGANANDNWNLAKWNYKSHATWLGIIGGGLAGAFAPLTAVPTVAAIGLPATIAAATALAYISAAASNNKWNPFEWNITSPGTYNGLFQGASSALGIVSGASIAHQYASKFGTLARMSILTATYGTAAGLAYGHGVSANKGQMNPFKWNFTNPGTWNAMIDGIDVGIGLPTDLTQMSRGIFKLAKNSPKQLAAILPKLNDLKLKQLTPLLAKVATGPLGKGAAGALTAYVMTSLTNGNFDPSGWDGSSLSTYEAFLNGLTMGVSARNMLKSGKKRAGNHLETKSNQRIQPAIEKTHLAIKKAFDGVNPRHIQKWITTQLLDAKLLAKLLHVSDKLGFQFSAKPSAGTTMPKLIEIQSISNRLAAIEAPPIRKRKRQNEIDTDREIGSMGCGPKRARRFKRGVGISTSCSIRLPDTEMQAKLNEDPVGVLKDTAISTQLIADPTFSSERISLVNGEKFKFQLVEALDGPGYHLKVGSPSLNDAMAVQGYWLTTREKIHINPLGETRFIFTPELQGCSIYVKYDYNNKGINGRHEPQMTVYHHYRKHPNVIYLKDGVFVSEHGTTIPELKGAQQLFDVNGNVLKFEKGEITPKENIYRKDDSGNLKLVMEKMVEENCKLLNIEDDLAVEYDVAIRYEDYLGLPSNYGSDMQVKGMGVTASTPLLFRDAKDNQWYFASQKIWYQEWNPGPKPNYENFKIYPELYDVNYAEFRNLAGDKLNFGEYFSQLRDNLKTNGVVIKPLKSIPRSQSEADLLAQRTFPTRKDFKDHVQSLKADVVGNAKPAPSRWQDQIEMRVDFRDINIGGKGRSRRSPLMENRNTSYPFKCQRGLDNAYETLSSFDPAKYGTSSGSRPRSWINLLSPLTGRQIIKSIVSIIPIDSIMEFTAVPETPNLAGELHYQHAIDLPLKSDSAKIDYRDVTIGNCFTFSEDASVVCYGYTGKTLLFAQPADSPLPLEHTEDTFGQCRPIEWYGKASVTCRGEKTTFIHTPYEKTLAAVNLLNAVDGWLLLSYVVPGCYREVNKLISHVKNVWTGSAKVSIPIHNECKELWQKQMQQVEQLLTKCDYHHVKWALPLVEETRLQIQTLTNTSKAKTMDDVRAARTMTERLTALIEDIGEVIECAEDDDVFYDCVEECPGAEEPMFNESNNSPESISARLHHLTQRLKISA